A section of the Alkalihalobacillus sp. LMS39 genome encodes:
- the ytfJ gene encoding GerW family sporulation protein has product MAEHPIQGLMKTAMENLKEMVDVNTIVGDPVETPDGSVIMPISKVGFGFAAGGSEFVVDNKIGTTQTTDPEHPFGGGSGGGVSITPIAFLIVSTSGVKMVHLDSNTHLYEKLLDFAPQVVDKIQQMVGNNDSSGQSVMTSTSMNNTTDDNIHPPL; this is encoded by the coding sequence ATGGCAGAACATCCAATTCAAGGACTAATGAAAACAGCAATGGAAAATTTAAAGGAAATGGTGGATGTTAACACAATTGTTGGCGATCCTGTAGAAACTCCGGACGGTAGTGTTATCATGCCTATTTCTAAAGTTGGATTTGGGTTTGCAGCTGGGGGAAGTGAATTTGTTGTTGATAATAAAATAGGAACAACACAAACAACAGACCCTGAACATCCATTTGGTGGAGGTAGTGGTGGTGGTGTTTCCATTACTCCAATTGCATTCCTTATTGTAAGCACTTCTGGTGTTAAAATGGTTCATTTAGACAGCAACACGCATTTATATGAAAAATTATTAGACTTTGCTCCACAAGTTGTTGATAAAATTCAACAGATGGTTGGAAACAACGATTCAAGTGGACAATCCGTAATGACCTCCACGTCAATGAATAATACAACAGACGATAATATTCACCCTCCTCTATAA
- a CDS encoding alpha/beta-type small acid-soluble spore protein, with protein sequence MANNNSNNSNQLLVPGVQQALDQMKYEIAQEFGVQLGADATSRANGSVGGEITKRLVQMAEQQMGGFQQQ encoded by the coding sequence ATGGCAAACAACAACAGCAACAACTCAAACCAACTATTAGTACCTGGAGTACAACAAGCTTTAGACCAAATGAAATATGAAATCGCTCAAGAGTTTGGTGTCCAACTAGGAGCTGATGCAACTTCTCGTGCAAACGGTTCTGTAGGTGGAGAAATCACTAAACGTTTAGTTCAAATGGCTGAACAACAAATGGGTGGTTTTCAACAACAATAA
- a CDS encoding amidohydrolase, producing the protein MGTLWHNGNFYTMAKQGEAITAVYVKNGMIEAVGSQSELEQQYKNELTESIDVKGATVFPGFVDSHLHMIGHGEKIIRLDLSSVMSSQEMKEQLLQKVSRAHSDEWIIGEGWNENNFSDRKIFHRTELDDISPNKPMMLTRVCRHAVLVNSQALALANITSETPDPPGGIIVKDDAGEPTGYLLDEAQELVKAVVPKVSDEYLRQALRSSVNDMLQRGLVGGHTEDLNYYGSYERVLNTFQSVIDGTKIKFRAHLLVHHEVAQAMCEQGLCRTHLSPFIETGAMKIFADGALGGRTALLSKPYNDAPETSGVAIHTEEQLKELVKTARDNRMAVAIHTIGDLSLEMAIEAIETYPLVENGLRDRIIHLQVGRKDLLERLKKLPVIIDIQPRFVASDFPWVEERLGEERLPLSFAWKTLLNEGLACAGGSDAPIEPVDPLLGIHAAVTRKKPGEHHDGYNVGEKLTLFEAITLFTGGSAYAIGKEHTMGKLLPGYVADFTMFDRDLFALDSDELLEAKVVKTVVDNEIMYEG; encoded by the coding sequence GTGGGAACATTATGGCACAATGGGAATTTTTATACGATGGCAAAACAAGGAGAAGCAATCACAGCTGTTTATGTAAAAAATGGAATGATTGAAGCGGTTGGTAGCCAAAGTGAGCTGGAGCAGCAATATAAAAATGAACTGACAGAGAGTATTGATGTAAAAGGAGCAACTGTATTCCCTGGCTTCGTCGATAGCCATTTACATATGATTGGTCACGGGGAGAAAATCATTCGACTAGATTTATCATCCGTTATGAGTTCACAGGAAATGAAAGAACAATTACTACAAAAAGTAAGTCGCGCTCACTCGGATGAATGGATTATAGGGGAAGGATGGAATGAAAACAATTTTTCTGATCGAAAAATCTTTCACCGCACAGAGTTAGATGACATTTCACCAAACAAACCAATGATGTTAACGAGAGTTTGCCGTCATGCTGTATTAGTCAATAGTCAAGCCTTGGCATTAGCCAATATCACAAGTGAAACCCCTGATCCTCCCGGAGGCATTATCGTGAAAGATGATGCGGGTGAACCAACCGGTTATTTGCTTGATGAAGCGCAGGAGTTAGTAAAGGCCGTTGTCCCTAAAGTGAGCGATGAGTATTTACGACAAGCATTACGGAGCTCTGTTAATGATATGTTACAACGAGGCTTAGTTGGAGGTCATACGGAAGATTTAAATTATTATGGAAGTTATGAGCGTGTGCTCAATACGTTTCAATCTGTTATTGACGGAACAAAGATAAAGTTTCGAGCGCATTTACTTGTTCACCATGAAGTAGCACAAGCCATGTGTGAGCAAGGTTTATGCCGGACACATCTTTCCCCCTTCATTGAAACAGGTGCGATGAAAATCTTTGCCGACGGTGCACTTGGTGGAAGGACTGCCTTATTAAGTAAGCCATACAATGATGCCCCAGAAACATCAGGAGTGGCCATTCATACGGAAGAACAATTAAAAGAGTTAGTGAAGACAGCGCGAGACAATCGAATGGCAGTAGCGATTCATACAATAGGCGACTTATCATTAGAAATGGCGATTGAAGCCATTGAAACATATCCGCTTGTAGAAAATGGATTGCGTGACCGGATTATTCATTTACAAGTTGGAAGAAAAGATTTGCTTGAAAGACTTAAGAAACTCCCTGTCATTATTGATATTCAGCCTCGGTTTGTAGCTTCTGATTTTCCATGGGTGGAGGAGCGTCTAGGAGAGGAACGATTACCGTTATCGTTTGCGTGGAAGACATTACTAAACGAAGGGTTAGCTTGTGCAGGAGGATCAGATGCTCCAATTGAACCTGTTGATCCGCTGTTAGGCATTCATGCTGCAGTAACCAGGAAAAAGCCGGGTGAACATCATGATGGATATAATGTGGGAGAGAAATTAACATTGTTTGAGGCGATAACTTTATTTACAGGTGGCAGCGCCTACGCAATAGGAAAAGAGCATACAATGGGGAAACTTTTGCCAGGGTATGTCGCTGATTTTACAATGTTTGACCGAGACTTGTTTGCTCTAGATAGTGATGAATTGCTTGAAGCAAAAGTAGTGAAAACAGTCGTTGATAACGAGATTATGTATGAAGGATAG
- a CDS encoding NAD kinase, with translation MTEKSFNRRYVQLPTRKNLFFFAKNTPEYNEKIKEFQSIAEESGFTIVEDVNQANIIASLGGDNAFLQALRKTNFKEDCVYIGVSTDKPGFYTDFTMEDMTMMIEAIKNEEVEVRRYPTIEVTIDDDSPFYCINECSIRSNVIKTFVIDVYIDDLQFETFRGDGMIISTPTGSTAYNKSVNGAVVDPLLPSMQVSEIASLNNNDFRTLGTSFLLSPERTLLLKVVQDGNDHPIIGLDNEALSIRHSKEINIRLSGKYIKVLKLKNNSFWQKVQRKFL, from the coding sequence ATGACAGAAAAAAGTTTTAATAGGAGGTACGTTCAATTGCCAACACGTAAAAATTTATTTTTCTTTGCTAAGAACACACCAGAGTATAATGAAAAAATAAAGGAGTTTCAATCGATTGCTGAAGAAAGTGGATTTACAATCGTCGAAGATGTTAATCAAGCAAACATTATTGCAAGTCTTGGTGGCGATAATGCATTTTTACAAGCGCTTCGTAAAACCAACTTTAAAGAAGATTGCGTCTATATTGGAGTCAGTACGGACAAGCCTGGCTTTTATACCGATTTTACTATGGAAGATATGACGATGATGATTGAAGCAATAAAAAATGAAGAAGTGGAAGTCCGTCGTTATCCAACAATCGAAGTAACCATTGATGATGATAGTCCATTTTATTGTATTAATGAATGTTCCATTCGTTCGAATGTTATCAAAACATTTGTCATTGATGTATACATAGACGACTTACAATTTGAAACATTCAGAGGCGATGGCATGATTATTTCTACACCTACAGGAAGTACAGCATACAATAAATCAGTGAATGGTGCTGTGGTTGACCCATTGTTACCATCCATGCAAGTAAGTGAAATTGCTTCATTAAACAATAATGACTTCAGAACATTGGGGACTTCGTTTCTATTGAGTCCAGAGCGTACGCTTTTATTAAAAGTTGTCCAAGATGGCAATGATCACCCAATTATCGGATTAGACAACGAAGCATTAAGTATCAGACATTCAAAAGAAATCAATATTAGATTATCTGGAAAATATATTAAAGTTCTAAAATTGAAAAACAATTCTTTTTGGCAAAAGGTTCAACGCAAATTTTTATAA
- the tpx gene encoding thiol peroxidase: MASVTFKGNPITLLGNEVKVGDTAPDFTVLANDLSPVTLGDSNGQVRLISVVPSIDTGVCDQQTRKFNEEAASLEGVKVLTVSVDLPFAQKRWCAAAGIENVQTVSDHRDLSFGKAFGVAIEELRLLTRSVFVIDSNNKVTYVEYVAEATDHPNYEAAIEAAKAAN; the protein is encoded by the coding sequence ATGGCATCAGTTACGTTTAAAGGAAATCCGATTACACTTTTAGGAAACGAAGTAAAAGTAGGGGACACAGCACCTGATTTCACAGTATTAGCGAATGACTTATCACCTGTTACTCTTGGGGACTCAAATGGACAAGTTCGTTTGATAAGTGTTGTTCCATCCATCGATACTGGGGTTTGTGATCAACAAACGCGTAAGTTCAATGAAGAAGCAGCATCTCTTGAAGGCGTGAAAGTATTAACGGTTAGTGTTGATTTACCATTTGCACAAAAGCGTTGGTGCGCAGCGGCAGGAATTGAAAATGTACAAACTGTTTCTGATCACCGTGACCTCTCTTTCGGTAAAGCTTTTGGTGTAGCCATTGAAGAGCTACGTTTGTTAACACGCTCTGTGTTTGTTATTGATTCGAATAACAAAGTAACTTATGTAGAGTATGTAGCAGAGGCAACAGATCATCCGAACTATGAAGCTGCTATTGAAGCTGCAAAAGCTGCAAACTAA
- the thiI gene encoding tRNA uracil 4-sulfurtransferase ThiI → MNYDHILIRYGELSLKGKNRTHFEKTLRDNIKQVLKPYPKLKIERTFGRMIIELHGEAVEPIVDRLQHVFGIQSFSLAIKVENTLESIQEGALRALQDRGVVSTFKVSARRAFKNFPVDSQKLNHLVGGYLLKNTSNITVDVHNPEVEVKVEVREAATYITCGAIEGAGGLPVGTGGKVALMLSGGIDSPVAAYLAMKRGVKLHAVHFHSPPYTNERAKQKVKDLTKILTKYGGTIYLHLVPFTDLQKAIHEKVPSNYAMTIMRRMMLRITEQIANEQNALAIATGESLGQVASQTLHSMNTINEVTTLPVIRPLVTMDKLEVINIAQKIGTYETSILPFEDCCTIFLPPQSKTRPKREHAQKFEANFEYQSYITEAVANTEMLKITAQPQKENKEIDELF, encoded by the coding sequence ATGAACTATGATCATATATTAATTCGTTACGGTGAATTATCGTTAAAAGGAAAAAATCGCACGCACTTTGAAAAAACATTACGAGATAATATAAAGCAAGTATTAAAGCCATACCCCAAGCTGAAAATTGAACGCACGTTTGGAAGGATGATTATTGAATTGCATGGTGAGGCAGTTGAACCCATTGTCGACCGACTTCAGCATGTGTTTGGTATTCAATCTTTTAGTTTAGCGATAAAAGTGGAAAATACACTTGAATCCATTCAAGAAGGGGCATTACGAGCATTACAAGACAGAGGTGTGGTTTCGACCTTTAAAGTTTCAGCAAGACGTGCTTTTAAAAATTTCCCAGTTGATTCACAAAAGCTAAATCATTTAGTTGGAGGATATTTATTAAAAAACACTTCGAACATAACAGTGGACGTGCACAATCCGGAAGTTGAAGTAAAAGTGGAAGTGAGAGAAGCAGCAACTTATATTACATGTGGTGCAATTGAAGGAGCTGGTGGCCTTCCAGTAGGTACGGGAGGAAAAGTGGCCCTTATGCTTTCTGGTGGTATCGATAGCCCTGTAGCTGCTTATTTAGCAATGAAACGTGGTGTGAAACTTCATGCTGTGCATTTTCATAGCCCACCGTATACGAATGAGCGAGCAAAGCAAAAAGTAAAAGATTTAACGAAGATTTTAACAAAGTATGGGGGAACGATTTATTTACATCTCGTACCGTTTACTGATTTACAAAAAGCCATTCATGAAAAAGTTCCAAGTAATTATGCGATGACGATTATGAGAAGAATGATGCTAAGAATAACGGAGCAAATTGCAAATGAACAAAATGCCTTGGCCATAGCGACAGGGGAAAGTTTAGGACAAGTAGCAAGTCAAACATTGCATAGTATGAACACGATTAACGAAGTGACAACATTACCAGTTATCCGACCGTTAGTCACAATGGATAAACTTGAAGTCATTAACATCGCTCAGAAAATAGGCACGTATGAAACTTCAATTTTGCCATTTGAAGATTGCTGTACCATTTTTCTCCCGCCACAATCCAAAACAAGACCAAAACGAGAACACGCCCAAAAATTCGAAGCAAACTTTGAATACCAATCTTATATAACAGAAGCAGTAGCAAATACAGAAATGCTAAAAATCACAGCCCAACCCCAAAAAGAAAACAAAGAAATCGATGAATTATTTTAA
- a CDS encoding EcsC family protein — protein sequence MEKGIHIEETKEYGGYSFMLTEREEKLLQEIVGWEETYFQYELSDVKYTYQKWLQAGMDQLGTKRQQKMLATIDSFLFHLQAMIQHSQYQEEANQRLITQAKVFNPSIEKIEDIQSLSLEQMNYIAEQQMAKQRLVSFGQGGVSGFGGIILLGLDVPAMLIINMRAIQLIALSYGYNVKKPFEMIAALKLFHLATLPKEMQARAWDELWAEMGNGPTDELFYEGSEEITDISWIQQPVSQVVKASVIMLLRKKLIQGIPLFGMAVGATVNYSFSRKITEVAQKFYQKRQLLERDRKNE from the coding sequence ATGGAGAAAGGGATACATATAGAAGAAACTAAAGAATATGGAGGCTATTCTTTTATGTTAACGGAAAGAGAAGAAAAATTATTACAAGAAATTGTAGGATGGGAAGAAACTTATTTTCAATATGAATTAAGCGATGTTAAATATACATATCAGAAATGGTTGCAAGCGGGAATGGACCAATTAGGAACGAAAAGACAACAAAAAATGTTAGCAACGATTGACAGCTTTCTTTTCCATTTACAAGCGATGATCCAACATTCACAATATCAAGAAGAGGCAAATCAACGGCTAATTACACAAGCAAAAGTGTTTAATCCTTCCATTGAAAAGATAGAAGATATACAATCTTTATCTCTTGAACAAATGAATTACATTGCTGAACAACAAATGGCCAAGCAACGTCTTGTTTCGTTTGGGCAAGGTGGGGTTTCTGGATTCGGTGGGATTATTTTATTAGGTCTAGACGTACCAGCGATGCTGATCATTAATATGCGAGCGATTCAACTCATTGCCTTGTCATATGGATATAATGTGAAAAAACCTTTTGAAATGATTGCGGCCTTAAAACTATTTCACTTGGCGACATTGCCAAAAGAAATGCAGGCAAGAGCATGGGATGAGTTATGGGCTGAAATGGGCAATGGTCCTACAGATGAATTGTTTTATGAGGGAAGTGAAGAGATTACCGATATTTCATGGATTCAACAACCTGTTAGTCAAGTTGTAAAAGCAAGTGTGATTATGCTCTTACGAAAAAAGTTAATTCAAGGTATTCCTCTTTTTGGAATGGCGGTAGGGGCAACAGTAAATTATTCATTTTCTCGGAAAATTACTGAGGTCGCTCAAAAATTTTATCAAAAACGACAATTGCTTGAACGAGATAGAAAAAACGAATAA
- a CDS encoding DUF2953 domain-containing protein, whose translation MNWLYGVLLIVVLIFIIVIITKLRIHITYSHHGHDDELTVRVRAWKIFSYTMKMPLIKIDKDSASLIVEEEQHVGNIDTEEKIKITAEEIWNKFQQFKDFLEHIVGLHRIVRRFLRHIKISQFIWHSHIGVHDASVTGFLTGMAWSVKGSVIGAVSNYMRLMVNPTVTVSPHFQATTTRTDISCMLSFRVGYAIIAGLLIVRHWKRRPVLFKKVDEKVSG comes from the coding sequence ATGAATTGGCTTTATGGTGTTCTTTTAATTGTAGTGCTCATTTTTATTATCGTGATAATAACAAAACTCAGGATACATATAACATATTCTCATCATGGACACGATGATGAATTAACCGTTCGGGTGCGAGCGTGGAAAATATTTTCCTATACGATGAAAATGCCACTTATTAAAATTGATAAAGATTCTGCATCTTTAATTGTAGAGGAAGAACAACATGTTGGAAATATAGATACGGAAGAAAAAATTAAAATAACGGCTGAGGAAATATGGAATAAGTTCCAGCAGTTTAAAGATTTCCTTGAACATATTGTTGGATTGCATCGTATTGTTAGAAGGTTTTTGAGGCATATTAAAATTAGTCAATTCATATGGCATAGTCATATTGGCGTACACGATGCTTCAGTAACCGGTTTTTTGACAGGAATGGCTTGGAGTGTAAAGGGAAGTGTCATTGGCGCTGTTTCCAATTATATGCGGCTTATGGTGAATCCAACCGTAACAGTCTCCCCACATTTTCAAGCAACGACAACGAGAACCGATATTTCATGTATGCTTTCATTTCGAGTAGGGTATGCTATAATCGCAGGACTTTTGATCGTACGACACTGGAAAAGGAGACCTGTCCTTTTCAAAAAAGTTGATGAAAAAGTTAGTGGTTAA
- a CDS encoding RDD family protein — METTNDQTFPHEEETSQSNDVNAEVLNYAGFWLRFWAFFIDGIVVFSLNGILVYPILRLTGFIHQEIWVFTVLGIMTTVVSFVYFTVMTKFFQQTIGKMILGVKVMSEQGPLTWQTVIFREVIGRYIHQAFFILQFLYLFVAFSPKKQGVHDHFADTVVIIEKR; from the coding sequence ATGGAAACGACAAATGACCAAACCTTTCCACACGAAGAGGAAACGTCACAATCGAATGATGTTAATGCTGAGGTTTTAAATTACGCGGGATTTTGGCTCCGCTTTTGGGCATTTTTTATCGATGGTATCGTTGTCTTTAGTTTAAACGGGATATTGGTGTATCCAATTCTTCGACTTACAGGATTCATCCATCAAGAAATTTGGGTTTTCACTGTATTAGGTATTATGACAACAGTTGTTTCATTTGTTTACTTTACGGTGATGACTAAATTTTTTCAGCAAACAATCGGAAAAATGATACTTGGTGTAAAAGTCATGAGTGAGCAAGGGCCCTTAACTTGGCAAACCGTTATTTTTCGTGAAGTTATTGGCAGATATATTCACCAAGCATTTTTCATTTTACAATTTTTGTATTTGTTTGTGGCGTTCTCTCCTAAAAAACAAGGAGTTCACGATCATTTCGCTGATACGGTTGTCATTATAGAAAAAAGATAA
- a CDS encoding acetate kinase has translation MANIMAINAGSSSLKFQLLTMPEETIVTKGIVERIGLDDSVFTIEVQGNKQKETLHIPDHSVAVKILLEKLTGLNIIDSLDEIDGIGHRVVHGGEKFNDSVLITKEVLAGIEEVSELAPLHNPANIVGIKAFQEVLPDVPAVAVFDTAFHQSMPEKSFLYSLPYDYYKKYGIRKYGFHGTSHKYVSLRAAEMLDRPIEHLRLISCHLGNGASIAAIDGGQSLDTSMGFTPLAGVTMGTRSGNIDPALIPYIMEKTGKTAQEVLDILNKDSGMLGVSGFSSDLRDIEQEASKGNERAELALEVFTSRIHKYVGSYAARMNGIDAIIFTAGIGENSDVIRERVLKGLEFMGVYWDPQLNKVRGKEAYINYPHSPVKVLIIPTNEEVMIARDTVRLT, from the coding sequence ATGGCAAATATAATGGCAATTAATGCAGGGAGCTCATCATTAAAGTTCCAGCTACTGACTATGCCAGAAGAGACAATTGTGACAAAAGGAATTGTCGAAAGAATTGGTCTTGATGATAGTGTGTTTACAATTGAAGTACAAGGAAATAAACAAAAGGAAACATTACATATTCCCGACCACTCTGTGGCGGTAAAAATATTATTGGAAAAGTTAACGGGGTTGAATATTATCGATTCTTTAGATGAAATTGACGGAATCGGTCACCGTGTTGTTCATGGTGGAGAAAAGTTCAATGATTCTGTCCTTATTACTAAAGAAGTATTAGCTGGGATTGAAGAAGTATCGGAGTTGGCACCATTGCATAACCCAGCAAACATTGTTGGCATTAAGGCGTTTCAAGAAGTACTACCTGATGTCCCTGCTGTTGCTGTATTTGATACCGCGTTTCACCAGTCGATGCCTGAAAAGTCTTTCCTTTATAGTTTACCGTATGATTATTATAAAAAATACGGGATTCGAAAATATGGGTTTCATGGGACATCTCATAAATATGTGTCGCTTCGGGCAGCTGAAATGTTAGACCGTCCTATTGAACATTTACGACTGATCTCTTGTCACCTAGGAAATGGGGCAAGTATAGCAGCGATTGATGGCGGACAATCATTAGATACGTCAATGGGATTTACTCCACTTGCCGGAGTGACAATGGGAACACGATCAGGAAACATCGACCCTGCCCTCATTCCATATATTATGGAGAAAACAGGGAAAACGGCTCAAGAAGTATTAGATATTTTAAATAAAGATAGTGGAATGTTAGGAGTATCAGGCTTTTCCAGTGATTTACGAGATATTGAGCAAGAAGCAAGTAAAGGAAACGAACGAGCAGAACTCGCATTAGAAGTATTTACATCAAGAATTCATAAATATGTTGGTTCATATGCAGCAAGAATGAATGGCATTGATGCGATTATTTTTACAGCAGGTATCGGTGAAAATAGTGATGTCATTCGTGAAAGAGTGTTAAAAGGACTCGAATTTATGGGGGTTTATTGGGACCCACAGTTAAATAAAGTGAGAGGAAAAGAAGCGTATATTAACTACCCACATTCACCGGTCAAAGTCTTAATCATTCCTACAAATGAAGAAGTTATGATTGCTAGAGATACGGTACGATTAACATAA
- the sppA gene encoding signal peptide peptidase SppA, translating to MMSGKRWIAIAIAVGIFFISTIFNFFSYAFTSNFKEVFEVAENEWLEHVVERGNGRGKIVVLDVNGIIQDTGDAVPLFSTGTYHHRQFLSMLEQAGEDPSIDGILLRVDTPGGGVVESAEIHDRITKIQEETEKPIFVSMGSMAASGGYYIAAPADKIIAHPSTITGSLGVILESVNFAGLAEQLGIEANVIKSGEFKDIMSPLREMTEAEQQILQEMLDESYNEFVRVIAEGRNMDESEVRKIADGRIYSGNQSVELDLVDELGSKDEAVQLLMEHIGKGNIDVVRYEPSFGLNQFFALSAQKVFQTDHDLLGIKELLNQSNSPTLKYLYRN from the coding sequence ATGATGAGTGGGAAACGTTGGATTGCAATAGCAATCGCTGTAGGTATCTTTTTTATCTCGACAATATTTAACTTCTTCTCATATGCCTTCACTTCAAATTTTAAAGAGGTTTTTGAAGTGGCTGAGAATGAATGGTTGGAGCATGTTGTAGAAAGAGGAAACGGTAGAGGGAAAATTGTTGTGTTAGATGTAAATGGCATTATTCAAGATACGGGAGATGCTGTTCCTCTCTTTTCCACAGGAACGTATCATCACCGTCAATTTTTATCTATGTTAGAACAAGCGGGGGAAGATCCTTCGATTGATGGGATTTTACTACGAGTAGATACACCTGGTGGCGGCGTTGTAGAGAGTGCAGAAATTCATGACAGAATTACAAAAATTCAAGAAGAAACAGAAAAGCCTATTTTTGTCTCAATGGGAAGTATGGCAGCATCAGGAGGATATTACATAGCAGCACCTGCTGATAAAATTATTGCTCATCCTTCTACAATAACAGGATCTTTAGGTGTTATATTAGAATCAGTCAATTTTGCCGGACTGGCAGAGCAATTAGGAATTGAAGCAAATGTAATTAAAAGTGGTGAATTCAAAGATATTATGTCTCCTCTCCGTGAAATGACAGAGGCAGAGCAGCAAATTTTACAAGAGATGTTAGATGAGTCTTACAATGAATTTGTTCGTGTGATTGCAGAAGGTCGAAACATGGATGAAAGTGAAGTAAGAAAAATAGCCGATGGCCGAATTTACAGTGGAAATCAAAGCGTTGAGTTAGACTTAGTTGATGAGTTAGGCTCAAAAGATGAAGCCGTGCAACTTTTAATGGAGCATATTGGCAAAGGAAATATTGATGTTGTTCGATATGAACCTTCCTTTGGATTAAATCAATTTTTTGCATTAAGTGCTCAAAAAGTGTTTCAAACAGACCATGATTTACTAGGGATAAAAGAGCTGTTAAACCAAAGTAATTCACCAACACTGAAGTATTTGTATAGAAACTAG
- a CDS encoding class I SAM-dependent methyltransferase, whose product MTQLNVNIETLFQSLDVSAELIKEEKEITYLEGLALAGDFLFEQEIPQDMSDSLKKKLQQALSQIQPDSLSKETVRKAYQLAVLKGMKEGVQAHHALTPDAVALFMSYLVNKVQGNEKSFSLYDPAVGTANLVSAIMNHSQATIKTYGFEVDETLVQLAFTSANLQETEIQLFHEDSIRPYPLPPIDIVTSDLPVGFYPRDEISADYQLKGEQGKSLIHHLMIERSFNVVKQGGFLFFIVPNFLFESEQAKQLHHYLKENGHILGLLQLPASMFTNSQFKKSILLLQKKGDDVIAPKQALLAELPSFSKKEAIADMIRQIDRWFQEQLQV is encoded by the coding sequence ATGACCCAATTAAATGTAAATATAGAAACGTTATTTCAATCATTAGATGTTAGTGCTGAACTTATAAAAGAAGAAAAAGAAATCACATATTTAGAAGGGCTGGCGCTTGCTGGTGACTTTTTATTTGAACAAGAAATTCCACAAGACATGTCAGACTCATTAAAAAAGAAACTACAACAAGCACTATCACAAATTCAACCAGATTCACTTTCAAAAGAAACGGTAAGAAAAGCATACCAACTTGCTGTTCTAAAAGGGATGAAAGAAGGAGTACAAGCTCATCATGCTCTTACACCTGATGCTGTCGCTTTGTTTATGAGTTATTTAGTAAATAAAGTACAAGGAAATGAAAAGTCTTTTAGTTTATACGATCCGGCAGTGGGTACGGCTAATCTTGTAAGTGCCATTATGAATCATTCTCAAGCAACCATCAAGACGTATGGGTTTGAAGTAGATGAAACATTAGTTCAACTTGCATTTACGAGTGCGAATTTGCAAGAAACAGAAATCCAGCTTTTTCATGAAGATAGTATTCGCCCTTATCCACTTCCGCCGATTGATATTGTCACGTCAGATTTGCCAGTCGGTTTTTATCCTCGGGATGAAATAAGCGCCGATTATCAATTAAAAGGGGAGCAAGGAAAGTCACTCATTCATCATTTAATGATTGAACGCTCTTTTAACGTAGTAAAGCAAGGTGGCTTTTTATTTTTTATCGTACCGAATTTTTTATTTGAAAGTGAACAAGCAAAACAATTACATCATTATCTTAAAGAGAATGGTCATATTCTTGGGTTATTGCAGTTACCTGCTTCGATGTTTACGAATTCACAATTCAAAAAAAGTATCTTATTATTGCAAAAAAAGGGAGACGATGTAATAGCACCAAAGCAAGCTTTACTAGCAGAGCTGCCTTCCTTCTCGAAAAAAGAAGCCATTGCAGATATGATTCGCCAAATTGACCGATGGTTTCAAGAACAGCTTCAAGTATAG